In one Mastacembelus armatus chromosome 19, fMasArm1.2, whole genome shotgun sequence genomic region, the following are encoded:
- the sbk1 gene encoding serine/threonine-protein kinase SBK1 has translation MQDHGGERQVASSLPHSVKASLSLSPSGPRRVGSGGGSPTSKTGYCGGLPVEDMQALAITSLSAADVAKQYEHIRELGKGTYGKVDLVAHRTQGTKMALKFVTKNKTKLKSFLREYSLTGSLSCSPFIIKVLDVLFETDDSYVFGQEYAPAGDLFDIIPPQVGLPEEMVKRCMQQLGLALDFMHSKNLVHRDVKPENVLLFDRECRRIKLADFGMTRRVGCRVKRVSGTIPYTAPEVCRASRADGFLVTTSLDVWAFGVLVFCMLTGNFPWEAALPADAFYEEFRRWQKAGCPAGTYPSQWRRFTDDALRMFQRLLAADPEKRCGVKDVFCFVKYELVSELRRRASCRAKRGERSSSGVCTGSCTSSSSTSTSSRSSHRHPEPSTPPGTSCLRPAPLKRSVLSDPLSPREESGQHQSPGRDKNKSQMVMATAIEICV, from the exons TCTGCCCCACAGCGTCAAGGCGAGCCTGTCTCTTTCCCCATCCGGGCCTAGACGGGTGGGCAGCGGCGGGGGCTCCCCTACGTCAAAGACGGGTTACTGTGGAGGGCTGCCTGTGGAGGACATGCAGGCCCTGGCCATCACCTCTCTGTCAGCAGCAGATGTAGCCAAACAGTACGAGCACATCCGTGAACTGGGGAAGGGCACGTACGGCAAGGTGGACCTGGTAGCACACAGAACACAGG GCACTAAAATGGCGCTGAAGTTTGTTACCAAGAACAAGACGAAGCTGAAGAGTTTCCTGAGGGAATACAGCCTAACAGGCTCACTTAGCTGCAGCCCTTTCATCATCAAAGTCTTGGACGTGCTTTTCGAGACAGATGACAGCTATGTGTTTGGACAAGAATATGCTCCCGCTGGGGACCTTTTCGACATTATCCCCCCACAG GTGGGTCTGCCAGAGGAAATGGTCAAACGCTGTATGCAACAGCTGGGCTTGGCACTGGACTTCATGCACAGTAAAAACCTGGTGCATCGAGATGTCAAACCAGAAAACGTGCTCTTATTTGACCGCGAGTGCCGCCGCATCAAGCTGGCCGACTTTGGCATGACCCGACGGGTGGGCTGCCGTGTGAAACGGGTGAGTGGTACCATCCCCTACACAGCACCAGAGGTGTGCCGTGCCAGCCGTGCAGACGGTTTCCTCGTGACCACCAGTCTGGATGTGTGGGCGTTTGGCGTGCTGGTTTTCTGTATGCTGACAGGCAATTTCCCCTGGGAGGCGGCGCTGCCGGCCGATGCCTTCTATGAGGAGTTTCGGCGCTGGCAGAAAGCAGGATGTCCTGCGGGAACATACCCCTCTCAGTGGCGTCGTTTTACTGATGATGCCTTGCGCATGTTTCAGAGGCTGCTCGCTGCTGATCCGGAAAAGCGCTGTGGAGTCAAGGACGTCTTCTGCTTTGTAAAGTACGAGCTGGTCAGCGAGCTCAGGCGCAGAGCGTCTTGCAGAGCAAAGCGAGGGGAGAGGTCAAGCTCGGGGGTGTGTACTGGCAGTtgcacttcctcctcctccacctccacttcATCACGTTCCTCCCACCGACACCCTGAACCCTCCACTCCTCCAGGAACGTCCTGCCTGCGCCCGGCACCACTCAAGCGTAGTGTCCTCTCTGACCCATTGTCTCCCAGAGAAGAGTCTGGACAGCACCAGTCTCCAGGCCGAGACAAGAACAAAAGCCAGATGGTTATGGCAACCGCCATCGAAATCTGTGTGTGA